In Alkalihalobacillus sp. TS-13, the following are encoded in one genomic region:
- a CDS encoding reverse transcriptase-like protein has translation MDVRIEFTYKTPKGKKTTFSSEELQADQAILIAEDLGRTGRANNLKFIDSSENTWTTKELKEFLKGIETEPHNVSVYFDGGFDLETKQSGLGCVIYYEQNGKSFRLRKNASVEQLETNNEAEYAALHLSLKELELLEVHHLPVKFIGDSQVVLNQLEGEWACVEEELSKWADRIEEKLRKLGIDPEYELISRKENREADQLATQALKGITIESVLEVPSNR, from the coding sequence ATGGATGTCAGAATTGAATTTACATATAAAACACCAAAAGGAAAAAAGACAACATTTAGTTCCGAAGAGTTACAAGCAGATCAGGCGATATTGATCGCTGAAGATCTGGGTAGGACAGGGCGAGCCAATAATCTGAAATTTATCGATAGTAGTGAAAATACATGGACTACAAAGGAATTAAAGGAGTTCTTAAAAGGGATTGAAACGGAACCACACAACGTGTCGGTATATTTTGATGGTGGGTTTGATCTTGAAACGAAGCAATCAGGGTTAGGCTGTGTGATTTATTATGAACAGAATGGAAAATCATTTCGTCTAAGAAAGAATGCTTCAGTCGAACAACTGGAAACGAATAATGAGGCTGAATACGCTGCGCTTCACCTCAGTTTGAAGGAATTAGAGCTGCTAGAAGTTCATCATCTACCTGTGAAGTTCATTGGTGATTCACAAGTTGTCCTCAATCAGTTGGAGGGGGAATGGGCATGTGTAGAAGAAGAATTATCAAAATGGGCTGATCGGATTGAAGAAAAACTTAGGAAGTTGGGCATTGATCCGGAATACGAACTTATTTCAAGGAAAGAAAACCGAGAAGCGGATCAATTGGCAACCCAAGCCTTAAAAGGAATAACGATCGAGAGCGTACTGGAAGTGCCATCTAATAGATGA
- a CDS encoding aminopeptidase — MRDPRIQALANNIITYSVDLQPGEKVLIENTGYQQELVNALIEEAYKARGFPFVTIKDETTQRALLMDAKEEQLELQGKFEETIMKEMDAYVAIRSGNNISELSDVPSEQMALYQKKVYKSVHHGLRIPKTKWCVLRYPTPSMSQLADMSTSTFENLFFNVCNLDYSKMLDAMGPLEELMNRTDQVQIKGPGTDLTFSIKDIPSVTSAGHKNLPDGEVYTAPVRDSVNGTITFNSPSPYQGFVFHNVSFTFKDGKIIEASANDTERLTKVLDTDEGARYIGEFAIGVNPYIQTPMQDILFDEKIDGSFHFTPGQCYKEAFNGNDSNIHWDLVNIQRPDYGGGEIYFDGVLIRKDGRFVLPELEPLNPENLK; from the coding sequence ATGAGAGACCCAAGAATACAAGCGTTGGCAAACAACATCATTACATATTCAGTAGACCTTCAGCCAGGTGAGAAAGTATTGATAGAAAATACAGGTTACCAGCAAGAACTCGTTAATGCTCTTATAGAAGAAGCATATAAAGCAAGGGGCTTTCCTTTTGTAACCATTAAGGATGAAACGACTCAACGTGCTTTACTTATGGATGCAAAAGAAGAGCAACTAGAGCTCCAAGGGAAATTTGAAGAGACAATTATGAAAGAAATGGATGCCTATGTAGCAATCCGCTCTGGGAATAACATTTCAGAATTATCGGATGTACCGTCTGAACAGATGGCACTCTATCAAAAGAAAGTTTACAAGTCTGTCCATCATGGACTCAGAATCCCGAAAACGAAATGGTGTGTACTTCGTTACCCGACACCATCAATGTCGCAGCTAGCTGACATGAGTACTTCTACCTTCGAAAACTTATTCTTCAATGTATGTAACCTCGATTACAGCAAAATGCTGGACGCAATGGGACCACTTGAAGAGTTGATGAACCGCACAGATCAGGTCCAAATTAAAGGTCCGGGAACAGACCTGACTTTCTCAATCAAAGATATCCCTTCTGTTACATCAGCAGGACACAAAAATCTACCGGATGGTGAAGTGTACACAGCACCAGTTCGCGATTCTGTCAACGGTACGATTACATTCAATTCCCCGTCTCCTTACCAGGGATTCGTCTTCCATAATGTAAGTTTCACGTTCAAAGACGGAAAAATCATTGAAGCAAGTGCAAATGATACGGAAAGATTGACTAAGGTCCTCGATACGGATGAAGGCGCACGTTATATTGGAGAATTCGCAATTGGTGTAAACCCTTATATCCAAACACCGATGCAGGATATCCTTTTTGACGAAAAAATCGATGGAAGTTTTCACTTTACACCCGGGCAATGCTATAAGGAAGCGTTCAACGGCAATGACTCCAATATCCACTGGGACCTCGTCAATATCCAACGCCCTGATTACGGCGGAGGGGAAATCTACTTCGACGGCGTCCTTATAAGAAAAGATGGTCGCTTCGTCTTACCAGAACTAGAACCGCTTAATCCAGAAAATCTGAAATAA
- a CDS encoding sodium:solute symporter family protein, producing the protein MNLAVLIPIVIVYIGIMSGLAYYGYKKTTTEADYLVGGRNIHPAVMALSYGATFISTSAIVGFGGAAGVFGMGLLWLAFLNIVLGIFVAFAVFGTRIRRLSLQLDATTFPTLLGKRYESNFITVFAGAMIFVLLPAYTSIVLIGGARFLQESLAMNFNIALLILALIIALYVISGGIKAVMYTDAFGAVIMLVGMAIFLFVTYQAVGGLMEGHSGLSAMKSLVPQALVDGGHLGWTSMPALGSPLWWTVVSTIIMGVGIGVLAQPQLAMRCMTVKDDRALYRSVLVGGIFIFFMTGAAFAIGPLSNLYFYNTSGEIALTVAGGNADLIIPKFINALMPDWFIYLFTLTLISATISTVSSLIHVQATAFGQDILKTLGVKSLFGMKMNLTRIGVLLGVIAAIILAYLLPGGVIATATAFWFGICGAAFLPALMGALFWKGATRAGATYSIVTGFTASILGFLFFHQKEAAAFGISKAIFGKETLLAFPWTHVDPLFYALPLSAIVFVVISLLDTSSKVKREYSEQQKTAL; encoded by the coding sequence ATGAATTTAGCTGTATTGATACCAATCGTAATAGTCTATATAGGAATTATGTCAGGGCTCGCTTACTACGGTTATAAAAAGACGACTACAGAAGCGGATTACCTGGTAGGAGGACGAAACATCCATCCTGCTGTTATGGCTCTCTCTTACGGAGCTACGTTCATCAGTACCTCTGCGATCGTTGGATTTGGTGGAGCTGCTGGTGTGTTCGGCATGGGGTTGTTATGGCTCGCGTTCTTGAATATCGTACTCGGAATTTTCGTTGCATTTGCGGTGTTCGGCACACGGATTAGAAGGTTATCTCTTCAGTTGGATGCTACAACCTTTCCTACTCTACTCGGAAAGCGATATGAGTCCAATTTCATTACGGTTTTTGCAGGTGCAATGATTTTCGTGTTGCTGCCTGCATATACGAGTATCGTATTGATCGGTGGTGCGCGGTTCCTGCAGGAATCCCTTGCTATGAACTTTAATATCGCATTATTGATCCTCGCATTGATCATTGCACTCTACGTTATAAGCGGGGGAATCAAGGCAGTCATGTATACTGACGCTTTCGGGGCAGTCATCATGCTCGTCGGAATGGCGATCTTCCTCTTCGTAACCTATCAAGCGGTTGGAGGTTTAATGGAAGGACATAGCGGATTATCTGCTATGAAAAGTTTGGTACCGCAAGCCTTAGTTGATGGAGGGCATCTTGGGTGGACAAGTATGCCGGCGCTTGGCTCTCCGCTATGGTGGACTGTTGTAAGTACAATTATCATGGGTGTCGGTATCGGAGTGCTTGCACAGCCACAGTTAGCCATGAGATGTATGACGGTTAAAGATGACCGCGCTCTTTATCGTTCTGTACTTGTCGGGGGGATATTCATCTTCTTCATGACTGGGGCTGCATTTGCAATTGGACCGTTGAGCAACCTATATTTCTATAATACATCTGGTGAAATCGCGTTAACCGTCGCTGGAGGGAATGCAGATTTGATCATTCCGAAATTCATCAATGCACTTATGCCTGATTGGTTTATTTACTTGTTTACGCTTACGCTGATATCTGCGACGATTTCAACGGTCTCCTCGTTGATACACGTTCAGGCTACTGCATTTGGACAGGACATTTTAAAAACACTTGGTGTCAAGAGTCTGTTCGGTATGAAAATGAATTTGACCAGAATAGGGGTTCTACTTGGGGTTATCGCAGCGATTATTTTAGCGTATCTATTGCCGGGTGGAGTTATTGCTACAGCAACGGCATTCTGGTTTGGGATATGCGGGGCAGCTTTCTTGCCTGCTTTAATGGGAGCTTTATTCTGGAAAGGTGCGACGAGAGCAGGTGCGACCTATAGTATTGTTACAGGATTTACTGCCAGCATACTCGGTTTTCTTTTCTTCCATCAAAAGGAAGCCGCAGCATTTGGTATTTCAAAAGCGATTTTTGGTAAAGAAACGCTCCTTGCATTTCCTTGGACACATGTTGACCCATTGTTTTATGCGCTTCCATTATCTGCGATCGTCTTTGTGGTAATCAGCCTGTTGGATACAAGCTCGAAGGTGAAACGCGAATATAGTGAGCAACAAAAAACTGCTTTATAA
- a CDS encoding acetoin utilization protein AcuC produces the protein MTKPLFIFSDQLLSYKFSNHHPFNPLRFQLTYELLKETGILSDEQIVQPRKATDEEIMLVHNEDYVNAIKKAGQGELPKSKELSFGLNTDDTPIFKNMHEASAWLVGATLTATEQVFEGNTNKALSLGGGLHHGFRGRASGFCIYNDSSIAIEYMKQKYNARVLYIDTDAHHGDGVQWAFYDDPDVCTFSIHETGRYLFPGTGNVSEKGAGKGYGYSFNLPVDAFTEDDSWIPLLEEAIEEIVRFFKPDVIISQNGVDAHYWDPLTHLSLTMKSYRKIPELVKRAADRYTEGRWIAVGGGGYDIWRVVPRAWSFIWAEMNGLDLQGSLPESWLKRWQEKSPIELPTLWDDVPDLYPNIPRKQEICDKNQIMLKRALQHIRNEKKSV, from the coding sequence ATGACCAAGCCGCTTTTCATTTTCTCAGATCAGCTTTTAAGTTATAAGTTCAGTAATCATCACCCGTTCAATCCGCTTCGTTTCCAATTGACCTATGAACTCTTGAAAGAAACTGGGATCCTATCCGACGAACAAATCGTCCAACCGCGAAAAGCGACTGATGAAGAAATCATGCTTGTTCATAATGAAGATTACGTGAACGCTATCAAAAAAGCCGGGCAAGGAGAGCTTCCTAAATCGAAAGAGTTGAGCTTTGGCTTGAATACAGATGACACACCTATTTTTAAAAATATGCATGAGGCCAGCGCTTGGCTAGTCGGTGCAACATTGACCGCTACTGAGCAGGTATTTGAAGGTAATACAAATAAAGCCCTCAGTTTAGGTGGGGGATTACACCACGGCTTCAGAGGGCGCGCTTCTGGATTTTGCATTTATAATGATAGTTCCATTGCTATTGAATATATGAAGCAAAAATACAATGCCCGTGTCCTATATATCGATACAGACGCCCACCATGGAGATGGTGTCCAATGGGCTTTTTATGACGATCCGGATGTTTGCACATTTTCGATCCATGAGACGGGCCGCTACCTATTTCCAGGTACAGGTAACGTTTCAGAAAAAGGTGCTGGAAAAGGATACGGTTACTCCTTCAATCTACCGGTTGACGCCTTTACAGAGGACGACTCCTGGATACCATTGCTTGAAGAAGCGATCGAAGAAATCGTCAGGTTCTTCAAGCCCGATGTCATCATCAGCCAAAATGGAGTTGACGCCCATTACTGGGATCCGCTAACCCATCTTTCTCTGACAATGAAATCCTACCGTAAAATCCCTGAATTGGTAAAGCGGGCAGCCGATCGTTATACAGAGGGACGTTGGATTGCCGTAGGCGGTGGTGGTTACGATATTTGGAGAGTCGTACCGAGAGCCTGGTCCTTTATCTGGGCAGAAATGAACGGACTTGACCTTCAGGGCTCTCTGCCTGAATCCTGGTTGAAAAGGTGGCAAGAGAAATCGCCTATCGAACTACCAACGTTATGGGATGATGTGCCCGACCTCTATCCGAACATTCCAAGGAAACAAGAGATCTGTGATAAGAACCAGATCATGCTCAAGCGAGCCCTGCAGCATATAAGGAACGAGAAAAAATCAGTTTAA
- a CDS encoding DUF948 domain-containing protein, whose protein sequence is MEIILYLSVALIAVAFTVLVVFISKTLKSLQLTLTNVAKTLDGLENQMDGVSRETTDLLHKTNRLADDIQHKSESLNSVFHGVREIGDSLSTVSHSVKNVSTRIAREGERKSDTVSQVVQWSNAALDIWEKWQLRNRKIEKTTEPK, encoded by the coding sequence ATGGAAATAATCTTGTATCTAAGTGTAGCTTTAATTGCAGTAGCGTTCACAGTACTAGTCGTTTTTATCTCTAAAACATTAAAATCTCTTCAACTAACTTTGACGAATGTTGCAAAAACGTTGGATGGACTTGAAAACCAAATGGATGGAGTATCGAGGGAAACAACGGATTTGCTACATAAAACCAACCGTTTAGCCGACGATATACAGCATAAGTCAGAATCTCTCAACTCTGTATTCCATGGTGTCCGTGAGATTGGAGATAGCCTATCAACCGTCAGTCATTCTGTGAAAAATGTGTCCACACGCATTGCACGGGAAGGTGAACGGAAGTCAGATACAGTTTCTCAGGTGGTACAATGGAGTAACGCTGCTTTAGATATTTGGGAAAAATGGCAATTGAGAAACAGAAAGATTGAAAAGACTACTGAACCAAAATAG
- a CDS encoding YtxH domain-containing protein, whose product MQTTEKNTQNQSSSIDTKDFLIGSLIGGILGATTALLLAPKSGKELRTDLNDQAHQLKDKSSEVATLAREKSSTLAQNVGSQTSQAANKVREFSTSARDNINKWRNKDNELVHLEEEYNEGKADAIEDAMQTPNSQLNDIETNYEEKHPSSTNK is encoded by the coding sequence ATGCAAACTACAGAAAAAAATACTCAGAATCAATCATCATCAATTGACACGAAGGACTTTCTCATTGGCTCACTGATCGGTGGAATCCTTGGCGCGACAACTGCACTGCTGCTAGCACCTAAATCAGGTAAAGAATTACGTACAGACCTGAATGATCAAGCGCATCAATTGAAGGATAAAAGTTCGGAAGTAGCGACACTTGCACGAGAGAAATCTTCTACTTTGGCTCAAAATGTAGGCAGTCAAACATCCCAAGCTGCAAATAAAGTTAGAGAGTTTTCAACATCTGCACGCGATAATATCAATAAATGGAGAAATAAAGATAACGAATTGGTTCATCTAGAAGAAGAATACAACGAAGGAAAAGCAGATGCGATTGAAGACGCAATGCAAACGCCAAATAGCCAGTTGAACGATATCGAAACGAACTATGAAGAAAAGCACCCTAGTTCAACAAATAAATAA
- a CDS encoding CHRD domain-containing protein translates to MSKFIAVLVGENEVPPVNTDAFGNAKFVANRRLEQITFILKVEDIENLVQAHIHFGAPGQNGPVLAFLFGADLATLEDQNGISTDKGIVTGIITNEDIESNDVGVRDVDDLIRLMCDGRAYVNVHTEQNPAGEIRGQIMPVRKNSFLF, encoded by the coding sequence TTGAGCAAATTCATTGCTGTATTAGTAGGTGAAAACGAAGTTCCGCCAGTAAATACGGATGCTTTCGGAAACGCAAAATTCGTTGCGAATAGAAGACTAGAACAGATTACGTTTATTCTAAAAGTAGAGGATATAGAGAATTTAGTACAAGCTCATATCCATTTTGGTGCTCCTGGGCAGAACGGTCCTGTACTAGCTTTCTTATTCGGAGCAGACCTTGCCACACTTGAAGACCAGAATGGCATCAGTACCGATAAAGGGATTGTTACGGGCATCATAACTAATGAAGACATTGAAAGTAATGATGTCGGGGTGAGAGATGTGGATGATTTGATTAGACTCATGTGTGATGGACGCGCATATGTAAATGTTCATACCGAACAAAACCCCGCAGGCGAAATCCGAGGACAAATTATGCCTGTTCGAAAAAATTCCTTTTTATTCTGA
- a CDS encoding acetoin utilization AcuB family protein: MKVESIMKKEVITVRENVSIEEAKKLMVKHRIRHLPIVDEHKHLSGIVSDRDLVLDRIPTYHSPGETEVQMVMTRDVITCHPLDFVEELLSIFYEERIGCIPVVGNNGVVGMITERDMLYTLIQLTGAHQPSSQFEIKVENVSGKLADVTAVIRNHNVNINSVLVYPGETDATKVLVLRVQTMNPQPIINHLKTEGYNVLWPDASGEYV; this comes from the coding sequence ATGAAAGTCGAATCAATAATGAAAAAAGAAGTCATTACTGTCCGGGAAAATGTCAGCATAGAAGAAGCAAAGAAGCTTATGGTAAAACACCGGATACGGCATCTTCCAATTGTCGATGAACATAAACATCTTTCAGGGATCGTCTCAGACCGTGATTTGGTATTAGACCGGATTCCAACCTATCATTCACCTGGCGAAACTGAAGTCCAAATGGTAATGACGAGAGATGTGATTACGTGTCATCCGCTGGATTTCGTTGAAGAACTGCTTTCGATTTTTTATGAAGAACGGATTGGATGTATTCCTGTTGTAGGGAACAACGGAGTCGTCGGGATGATTACTGAACGGGACATGCTTTATACTCTTATACAGCTTACGGGGGCGCATCAACCAAGCTCCCAGTTTGAAATCAAAGTTGAAAACGTATCTGGAAAATTAGCGGATGTAACAGCTGTGATCCGGAACCATAATGTCAATATCAACAGTGTTCTCGTTTACCCTGGAGAAACAGATGCAACCAAGGTACTTGTGCTTCGTGTACAGACAATGAATCCTCAACCGATCATCAATCACCTGAAAACGGAGGGATACAACGTATTATGGCCGGACGCATCAGGAGAATACGTATGA
- a CDS encoding bifunctional 3-deoxy-7-phosphoheptulonate synthase/chorismate mutase: MSNQELDLLRDQIDHINLQLVELLNKRAELVQDIGYVKKKQGINRFDPVRERYMLNKIAEHNRGPFETSTLQHIFKQIFKAGLELQEDDHSQTLLVSRKNQPENSIVDVLGERIGDGLQRIVAGPCAVESYEQVDAVAEAVKKHGVKLLRGGAFKPRTSPYDFQGLGMEGLKILNQVARKHELAVVSEIVNPADLEEAHEYIDVIQIGARNMHNFELLKEAGRTSKPVLLKRGLAATISEFMNAAEYIMSKGNSNIILCERGIRTYEKATRNTLDISAVPILKQETHLPVFVDVTHSTGRRDILLPIAKAALAIGADGIMAEVHPDPAVALSDSEQQMDIEQFDEFVTTLKETNPELI, encoded by the coding sequence ATGAGCAACCAAGAATTGGATCTTTTACGAGATCAAATTGACCATATCAATCTCCAGTTAGTCGAATTGTTGAATAAACGTGCTGAACTTGTCCAGGACATCGGTTACGTGAAAAAGAAACAGGGCATCAATCGTTTCGATCCTGTGCGAGAGAGGTATATGTTAAATAAAATCGCAGAACATAACCGAGGCCCATTCGAGACGTCGACACTTCAGCATATATTCAAGCAAATTTTTAAAGCAGGACTTGAGCTTCAAGAGGATGATCATAGCCAAACACTGCTTGTTTCAAGAAAGAATCAACCTGAAAACTCAATTGTGGATGTTTTAGGGGAAAGAATAGGCGATGGTCTTCAGAGGATTGTTGCCGGACCCTGTGCTGTCGAATCTTATGAACAAGTTGATGCAGTAGCGGAAGCTGTTAAAAAACATGGAGTCAAGCTTTTGAGAGGTGGTGCATTCAAGCCGCGTACCTCCCCTTACGATTTCCAGGGGCTTGGAATGGAAGGACTTAAGATATTGAATCAAGTGGCTAGAAAGCATGAGTTAGCGGTTGTGAGTGAAATTGTGAACCCTGCAGATCTTGAAGAAGCCCATGAATACATTGATGTCATCCAAATCGGGGCACGAAACATGCATAACTTCGAGCTGTTGAAAGAAGCCGGTCGGACTTCAAAGCCAGTACTGTTGAAACGTGGGTTGGCAGCAACGATCTCTGAATTCATGAATGCAGCAGAATATATCATGTCGAAAGGGAATTCCAATATCATTCTGTGTGAACGCGGAATCCGGACATACGAAAAAGCAACGAGGAATACACTTGATATCTCTGCGGTTCCAATTTTAAAACAAGAAACGCACTTGCCTGTGTTCGTTGACGTAACCCATTCGACCGGAAGAAGGGACATCCTTCTACCAATAGCCAAAGCAGCGTTAGCAATTGGAGCAGATGGAATCATGGCAGAGGTCCACCCTGATCCTGCAGTTGCATTGTCCGATTCTGAACAACAAATGGATATCGAGCAATTCGATGAATTTGTAACTACACTTAAAGAAACAAATCCGGAATTAATTTGA
- the ytxJ gene encoding bacillithiol system redox-active protein YtxJ produces MKKINSWNEFKELDQTTPFFFLKNSTTCPISQSAYEETMKFAEDHADLPFYYLNVQETRELSNQIAEEFNIKHESPQIFLFSDNQVRYHDSHWNITYSSLEDVVKKNV; encoded by the coding sequence ATGAAAAAAATCAATTCGTGGAATGAATTTAAAGAGCTAGACCAAACAACGCCTTTCTTTTTCTTGAAAAACAGCACCACATGTCCGATCAGCCAATCTGCATATGAAGAAACAATGAAGTTTGCAGAGGACCATGCTGACTTACCATTTTACTATTTGAATGTACAGGAAACCAGGGAACTATCAAACCAGATTGCAGAAGAATTCAATATCAAACATGAATCACCCCAAATATTTTTGTTTTCTGATAATCAAGTGCGGTATCATGACTCCCACTGGAATATCACTTATAGTTCATTAGAGGACGTAGTAAAGAAGAACGTTTAA
- the ccpA gene encoding catabolite control protein A produces MNNSNITIYDVAREAGVSMATVSRVVNGNPNVKPATRKKVLDAIERLGYRPNAVARGLASKKTTTVGVIIPDISSIFFAELARGIEDIATMYNYNIILCNSDQNKEKEIHLLNTLLGKQVDGIVFMGGNITDEHVEEFKGSPVPIVLAATVSSDEEIPTVNINYQEAVYDAIQLLIERGNEKVAMVSGPLEDPINGQYKFTGYRRALEEAGLEINEDYVHVGDYTYDSGLEAVDKFINLDDKPNAVFVGTDEMALGVIHGAQDNGLNIPKDLEVIGFDNTRLASMVRPTLTTVVQPMYDIGAVAMRLLTKFMNNENVEDRKVILPHRIQLRDSTKE; encoded by the coding sequence ATGAATAACAGTAATATTACAATTTATGATGTCGCAAGAGAAGCCGGAGTATCGATGGCAACCGTTTCGCGTGTTGTGAACGGGAATCCAAACGTTAAACCAGCAACTCGTAAAAAGGTATTGGATGCAATTGAAAGACTCGGGTACCGTCCGAATGCAGTAGCACGTGGATTAGCCAGTAAGAAAACGACGACAGTAGGCGTCATCATCCCAGATATTTCAAGTATTTTCTTTGCAGAGCTGGCACGGGGGATCGAAGACATCGCTACAATGTACAATTACAATATCATTCTCTGTAACTCAGACCAAAACAAAGAAAAAGAAATCCATCTTCTCAACACTTTATTAGGCAAGCAAGTTGATGGAATCGTCTTCATGGGTGGTAATATCACGGATGAGCATGTCGAGGAATTCAAGGGTTCCCCTGTACCGATCGTTCTAGCAGCAACGGTTTCCTCAGATGAAGAGATTCCGACTGTTAATATCAATTATCAAGAGGCGGTATATGATGCAATTCAGTTGCTGATTGAAAGAGGAAATGAAAAAGTCGCGATGGTTTCCGGACCGCTCGAGGATCCGATCAATGGACAATACAAGTTTACAGGATATCGCCGAGCTCTTGAAGAAGCAGGACTTGAAATCAATGAAGACTATGTACACGTCGGGGATTATACGTATGACTCTGGTTTGGAAGCAGTCGATAAGTTCATTAATCTAGATGACAAACCGAATGCAGTCTTTGTCGGGACTGATGAAATGGCACTAGGAGTCATTCATGGTGCTCAAGATAATGGGCTGAATATTCCAAAGGACCTTGAAGTAATCGGTTTCGACAATACGCGTCTTGCCTCCATGGTACGTCCGACACTCACCACGGTCGTCCAGCCTATGTACGATATCGGGGCTGTGGCGATGAGATTGTTGACTAAATTCATGAACAATGAAAATGTGGAAGACCGGAAAGTCATCCTCCCGCACAGAATACAACTGAGGGATTCTACAAAAGAATAG